The genomic region CACGACCCGCAACCGGCGCAAGGCGGCCCAACTCGCCGCGGACTACGACGCGCTCGAGGAGCGGATCGCCCGGATCGCCGCCGAGGAGGACCTGGCCCGGGTCCGGCCCGACCTCGACGGCAACGCGATCATGGAGCTGCTCGGGGTGCCGCCGGGGCCGGTGGTGGGTCGGGCCTGGAAGTACCTCAAGGACCTGCGGCTGGAGCGCGGCCCGCTGGACCACGACGAGGCCCAGGCGGAGCTGCTCCGCTGGGCCCGCGCGGAGGGCGTTCTCGACTGAGGACCGACACGACGGGCGCCACCCCCGCACCGGGAGTGGCGCCCGTCGTCGTACGGTCAGCGGGTTTCGACGGCCGCGCCCTCGACGGACGGCTTGCCGTTCCCGGTGGCCGAGCCGAGCCGGGCGAGCAGCTTGGCCAGGTCGATCCCGGTGAGGTCGCTGCCGAGCTGGAGGCCCTGCGCCACGTTGCCGGCCACCGACTTCGTCAGCGACGACGCGCCGTCGGTGGAGATGACGGTCATCTTGTCGATCGCGCCGATGGGGGCGCTGGCCGCCTCCACCACCTGCGGTAGCACCTTGACCAGCAGATCGAGCACGGCCGCCTCGCCGTACGCGGCGAACGCCTCGGCCTTACGGGCCATCGCGTCGGCCTCGGCCTGGCCCCGGGCCAGGATCGCCGCGGCCTCGGCCTGGCCCTCCCGCTCGACGGCCTCGGCGATCGCGGAGCGGCGCCGCTGCTCCGCCTCACCCTCCTTGGCGCCCTCGATCGCGTTCGCCTCGGCGAGCGCCGCCCGGCGGGCCCGCTCGCCCTCACCGGTGAGCCGGGACTGCTCGGCGGCGGCCTGTGCCGCGGCGATGACCGACTGCCGCTGGGCGTCCGCGTTCAGCACCGCCGCGTTGCGGGCCGCCTCGGCCTCCTGCTCGACCTTGTACCGGGCCGCGTCCGCCGGCTTGCGGACCTCCGTGTCGAGTTGGCGCTGCTTCAGCTCGGCGTTGCGTTCCGCCACCTTCTGCTGTTCGGTGAGGATCGCCTGGTCCCGCTCCGCTTGCGCGAGCGGCCCGGCGGCCGCCGACTTCGCCTTCGCCGCGTCGATCTCCGCCTGGATCGCCGCCTGCTTGAGGGCCAGGTTGCGGTTCGCCTCGGCGATCGCCTCCTCGGCGAGCAGTCGCTCCTGCTCGGCCTGCTGCCGCGCGCGGGCCTCGGCGATCGCCGCGTCCTTGAGCACCCGCGCCGCCTCCGGGCGGCCGAGGTCCTGGAGGTACGAACCCTCGGCGAGGATGTCCTGGAGCTGGAAGGTGTCGAGCACCAGGCCCTGGTTCGTCATCGAGTGCTCGGCCTCCTCGGCCACCGCGCTCGCGAACGCCGCCCGGTCCCGGATCACCTCCTCGATGGTGAGCCGGCCGACGATCGAGCGCAGCGCGCCGGCCAGCACCTCCCGGGTGAAGTTGTCGATCTCGTCCTGCTGGTGCAGGAAGCGCTGGGCGGCCGCGCGGATCGCGTCCTCGGTGCCGCCGACCTTGACGATCGCGACGCCGTGCAGGTCGGCGCGGATGCCCTGCTTGCTGACCGCGCCGCGGATCCCGACGTCGATCCGGCGGCTGGACAGGTCGAGCGACTGGAGCTTCTGCACCACCGGCAGGACGAAGACCGAGGCGCCGAGCACGACCTTCTGGCCGGACATGTCGGTGGACCGGCTGCCGTCCGCGGTCTGGGTGGTCCGACCCTTGCGGCCGGTGACGATGAACGCCTCGTTCGGCCCGGCGACCTTGATCCGGGAGAGCACGAAGAGGACGAGGACCAGGACGAGGAGGACCGCGCCTCCGACGGCGATGAGAAGGGGCATGCAGGTGTCCTGTCTGCGAAGGGGGTGTCAGTAGGTCTCGACGTGCACGCTGGTGTCGCTGAGGGCCTGGACCACGAAGACCTGGGCGCCGACGGGGATGGCGCGGTCGGCGCGGGCGTTGAGCTTGACCGGGTGCCCGGCCAGCCGGACGCGGACCTCGCCGTAGCCGCCGACCGGCACCGGGGTCACCACCAGGCCGAGCGCGCCGACCAGGTCGTCCCGGGTCGGCGTGGGGTCGGTGCGCATGTTCCGCGCCGCGCGACTCAGCCGCGACGCGATCCAGGCGACGGGTATCGCGGCGACCGCGCCACCGGCCGCCGCCGCGGCGACCATCCCGGCGGTACGCCCGCCGAGCAGTTCGTTGACGATCGCGCCGCCGAAGCCGGACGCGCCGGCGAAGGCGGCCACGGTCTCGACGGACACCGGCCCGTCGACGTCGGCGCCGCCGAACTGGAGGAGCTCGGTGCCGAGCAGGGCGAGTGCCAGCACTCCGACACCCGCCCCGCCGACAATCAGGAAGAACAACGTCCCCGTGGCCACGTACCGAACGGTATCGACGGCCCGCAACGTGTCGGCGGGACACAAACTCAATCTAGCTGTTGACAAGATTCGACGGTGAGGGGAATCTTGACAGTGACAAGACGGAGGTGTCCCCATGTCCTCGGCAACCCTGACCACCGCCGGCATCCTGCTGATCACCGTGGTCGCCGTCGCGTACGGCGGTCTGACCCTGCTCACGCACCTCGCCCGGCGCAAGGCCGGCTACCTCGACAACCCGGTGCGTCGCGGTCTCTGGACGGCCGGCCACGCCCACGCCGGAGTGCTGGTGCTCTTCGCGCTGGTGGTACTCCCGTACGTGGACCAGGCCGGCGTGTCCGACGGCACGGCGACCCTGATCCGCTCGCTGTTCGTGGCGGCGCCGATCCTGATGCCGCTGGGGTTCTTTCTCTCGGTGGCGCGACCGCAGGACACCCGGCCCAACAGGCTCATCTGGCTGACCGTGGCCGGTGGCGCCTGCCTGGCCGCCGGCGCGCTCCTGCTCGGCGTCAACCTGCTCTGAAACCCGGCGCCCGGGTCCCCGGCGGCGAAGAATGTCGTCCGGCCGGGGACAATGGGTGGATGCGCTGGACCGTCATCGACTCGCCGATCGGCGAGTTCTCCGTGGCCGGCGACGGTGGCAGCGTCTGCGGCGCGCACTTCGGCCGGGTCGCGTCGGCGGTCGACGAGCCGGCCGACGCGCCGACCCGGCAGGCCGTCACGGAGCTGAGGGCCTACTTCGCCGGGCAGCTCACCGACTTCACCCTGCCGCTGTCGATCCCGCGAGGCTCCGAGTTCGAGCGCGCGGTGTGGCAGGTGATGACCGAGATCCCCTACGGGGAGACGCTCACCTACGGCGAGGTGGCCCGTCGGCTCGGCGATCCGGGCGCCGCCCGGGCGGTCGGGGTGGCGTGCAACCGCAACCCGATCCCGGTGATCGTGCCGTGCCACCGCATCGTCGGGGCCGGCGGAAAGCTGGTCGGCTTCGGTGGTGGGCTGGACCGCAAGGTGCGCCTGTTGGAGCTGGAGGCCCGGGTCGCCCTGCAACGCGCCTGGTCCTGACCGCGCCACCGGGGCGGGCCGGGCCGGAGACGTCGAGGGCCGGGTCCCGAAAGACCCGGCCCTCGACGATGCTGCTGGTCAGCGCGTCAGCGCTCGATCTCGCCAGCGATGAACGCCTCGACGGAGGCGTGGGCCTCGTGGTCGGCGTACTGCACCGGCGGGGACTTCATGAAGTAGGACGAGGCCGACAGGATCGGGCCGGCGATCTTCCGGTCCAGCGCGATCTTCGCGGCCCGCACCGCGTCGATGATGACGCCGGCCGAGTTCGGCGAGTCCCACACCTCGAGCTTCAGTTCGGCGTTGAGCGGGGTGTCACCGAAGGAGCGGCCCTCCAGGCGGATGTACGCCCACTTGCGGTCGTCCAGCCACGGCACGTGGTCCGACGGGCCGATGTGCACGTCGCTCTTGCTCATCTCGTGCGGGATCTGGGAGGTCACCGACTGGGTCTTCGAGATCTTCTTCGAGACCAGGCGGTTGCGCTCCAGCATGTTCATGAAGTCCATGTTGCCGCCGAAGTTGAGCTGGTACGTGCGCAGCAGCTCGACACCGCGGTCCTCGAAGAGCTTCGCCAGGGCGCGGTGCACGATCGTGGCGCCGACCTGGCTCTTGATGTCGTCACCGACGATCGGCAGGCCGGCGTCGGTGAACTTCTGGGCCCACTCCGGGTCGGAGGCGATGAAGACCGGCAGGGCGTTCACGAACGCGCAGCCGGCGTCGATCGCGGCCTGGGCGTAGAACTTGTCGGCCTGCTCGGAACCCACCGGCAGGTAGGAGACGACCACGTCGACCTGCGCGTCGCGCAGCGCCTGGGCCACGTCCACCGGCGCGACGTCCGACTCCTCGATGATCTCCCGGTAGTACTGGCCCAGGCCGTCGAAGGTCGGGCCGCGCTGCACGGTGACGCCGGTCGGCGGCACGTCGCAGAGCTTGATGGTGTTGTTCTCGCTGGCGACGATCGCCTCCGCGAGGTCCATGCCCACCTTCTTGGCGTCGACATCGAACGCCGCGACGAACTGCACGTCCGAGACGTGGTAGTCGCCGAAGGTGACGTGCATGAGACCCGGGACGCGATCGTTGGGGTCGGCGTTCCGGTAGTACTCAACGCCCTGCACGAGGGACGAGGCGCAGTTACCCACACCGACGATGGCGACGCGGACGGAGCCCATAGCGTCTGCCTCCTTCTTCTTCATCACGGCCGCTCTGTCCTGGACTCTCCAGGCGGGGGCGGGCTGGTGTCTTCTCGTCGGCCACCGGCCGTCCCGCTTCGCGGGACCGTCGGGGCCCGGCCGGAGCGCTCGTTGGCGATGAGCTCCTCCAGCCAGCGGACCTCGCGCTCACAGGCGTCCAAGCCGTGGCGCTGCAGTTCCAGGGTGTAAGCGTCGAGGCGCTCGGCCGCCCGGGCCAGCACGTCGCGAAGCCCTTCGCGACGCTCCTCGATCTTTCTGCGGCGACCCTCCAGAATGCGCAGTCGGGTCGCCTGGTCGGTCCGGGCGAAGAACGCGAAGTGCACGCCGAAGCCCGTGTCGTCATACGTCTCGGGCCCGGCCTGCGCGATCAGCTGGGCGAAGCGTTCCTTGCCCTCCGCCGTGATCTTGTAGACCACCCGACCGCGCCGGCTGGTCAGCGCGGGGACCTCCTCGGCGGTGGCGGGCGCCTCGGTGGCTTCGGCGATCCAGCCCACCGCCTGCAGCCGGCGCAGGGTCGGATAGAGCGAGCCGTAGCTGATCGCCGCCCGGATCGCGCCGAGCTTGGCAGCCAACTCCTTGCGCAGCTCGTAGCCGTGCATCGGAGACTCCTGCAACAGGCCGAGGATGGCGAGTTCCAGCACTGGCCACCCTTCCTTTACCCTGGATGCGGAGCGGTAACCGCCGCGATGTATCGGACCGATACATCGCACGCTAGCGGATCGCGGTGGCCAGGGCAAACCCCCAATCCGGGGTCCCCTCGTCACGGATCGTCACCATGGTCGCCTCGTCCCGCCGGACCGCGTACCCTTCTCCGCATGCGTACGCAGCGCCAGGTCGTCGACTACTCGCTCCAGAAGCGAGCGGTGCTGCGTGAACTCCTGGCCGGCCGGGTCGGCACGTACGACGTCTGCGACGCGTCGCCGTACCTGAAGAACGCTGCTCGGTTCCACGGCGAGCCGACCGACGAGCGTTGTCCGATCTGCCGGAGCGAGAATCTGACGCACGTCCACTACATTTACGGGGACGAACTCAAGCAGTCCGCCGGCCAGGCCCGGACATTGGCCGAGTTGCCCATGCTGGCGATGACACTGCGTGAGTTCCAGGTCTTCGTGGTGGAGGTGTGCCTCGGCTGTGACTGGAACCATCTCGTCGAGCAGTACCTGCTCGGCAGGGACGGGCTGGCCGGGGGCACCGAGATCGGGCCGGAGCAGGGCGCGGGGGGCGGCGACGCCTCGTCCGCCGACGCCGGTCCGGTACGGCGGAGGCGAGAGGCGCAACGGTGATCCCAGTCCGACCGGCCGGCCGCGGTGCCGCGCAGGACCGCTGGGACAAGCGACGGTTGGTTGGTCTGATAAGCCCGATTGATTCGGAATCAACGCGACGCGTGCGGCACGCTGGTGCCGCGATGACGCGTGAAACAGCTCACGGCAACCCGGTGGCGGCGCAGCTGCGCCCCACCGCGACCGGCAGGGTGTGAGGAATGAACTCGTACGGCGATCCCAGTTCGCGTGGGCGGGCCCAGATCCCGAACCCGAGCGGTGAACCCGGACGGGGGGCGGACGACGCGTACCGCCGGCCCGCGGGCGACGCGCGCGGTGACGGCTGGTCGGCTCAGGACGGCTCGGCCTCCGCCGGACGCGCCTCGGTGGCGCCGCGCGGCTCCGCCTCGGGCGGACGGGCCTCGGTCGCGCCGCGCAGCGGCGGCGCCTCGGGCGCGGCGGCGGTCGGTGGGGCCTCGGTCGGCCGCGGCGGGCGCGCCTCGGTGCCCGTCTCCCCGGCGCCCGGCGGTCCGGTCGGGCGGGCGGGCGCGGGCCGCGCCTCGGTGCCGGTCTCCCCGGCGGCTCCCGCCGGCCGGGCCTCGGTCGGCGCGGCGTCGGTCGGTGCGGCCTCGGCCGGCCGGGCGAGCGTCGGCTCGGCGTCCGTCGGTGGCCTCGCGGGCCGGGCGTCGGTCGCCCGGGCGAGTGTCCCGGGTGGACCCGGTGGACCCGGTGGACCCGGTGGGCCGGGCCGTGGCGGCCGTGGCGCCGGCGACCCGGGCGGAGCGGCCCGGGCGCGCAAGCGCAAGCGGATGAACATGATCATCGCCGGCTTCGCGGTCTTCATCATGCTCGCCGGCATCGGCGTGGTCGGCTTCACGTACTACTCGACCAACGTCGTGCTGCCCGACGAGATCACCCCGCCGCAGGCGACCACCCTCTACGCCTTCGACAACAAGACGATCATCGCGAAGGTGGGCCAGGAGAACCGCACCCTGGTCACGATCGACAAGATCCCGCAGTTCGTGCAGGACGCGGTCGCGGCGGCCGAGGACCGGAACTTCTACCGGCACTCCGGTGTGGACTACAAGGGCATCGTCCGGGCCGCCTGGAACAACCTGAGTGGCGGCGACAAGCAGGGTGCCTCGACGATCACGCAGCAGTACGCGCGCAACGCGTACGACAACCTGAAGGACGACACGTACGCCCGGAAGGTGAAGGAGGCGATCCTCGCCTCCAAGCTGAACGACGAGTACACCAAGCCGGAGATCATGCAGCACTACCTCAACGTGATCTACTTCGGCCGGGGCGCCTACGGCATCCAGGCCGCGGCGCAGACCTACTTCGGCAAGGACATCGACAAGGTCAACCCGGCCGAGGGCGCGGTGCTGGCGGCCCTGATCAAGCAGCCGGAGCCGAGCGCGACCCACAAGGGCTACGACCCGGCGATCAACCCGACCGATGCCAAGGGCCGGTGGGACTACGTCATCGGCGGCATGATCCAGGAGGGGTGGCTGAACGCCGCCGGCAAGCCGGCAGCGCCGACCGAGTACCCGAGCAAGACGCTGAAGGCCCCGAAGAAGGGCGGCATCGGCATCGACTACGGCGTGAACACGCCGTACGGCAACGTGATCAACTACGTCCGGGAGGAGATGAAGGAGAAGGGGATCTGCGTCGACAGCGACGCCGAGGTCACCGACACCAAGCCGCTCTGCTCCCAGGCGCTGATGTCCGGCGGATTCCGGATCCGGACCACGATCGACACGAAGGTCCAGAAGGCGGCTCTCGACGCCGCTCAGCGCAAGACGAAGGAGTCGGAGCTCGACGGCCAGC from Micromonospora sp. WMMD812 harbors:
- a CDS encoding DUF5318 domain-containing protein, producing the protein MRTQRQVVDYSLQKRAVLRELLAGRVGTYDVCDASPYLKNAARFHGEPTDERCPICRSENLTHVHYIYGDELKQSAGQARTLAELPMLAMTLREFQVFVVEVCLGCDWNHLVEQYLLGRDGLAGGTEIGPEQGAGGGDASSADAGPVRRRREAQR
- a CDS encoding transglycosylase domain-containing protein, encoding MNSYGDPSSRGRAQIPNPSGEPGRGADDAYRRPAGDARGDGWSAQDGSASAGRASVAPRGSASGGRASVAPRSGGASGAAAVGGASVGRGGRASVPVSPAPGGPVGRAGAGRASVPVSPAAPAGRASVGAASVGAASAGRASVGSASVGGLAGRASVARASVPGGPGGPGGPGGPGRGGRGAGDPGGAARARKRKRMNMIIAGFAVFIMLAGIGVVGFTYYSTNVVLPDEITPPQATTLYAFDNKTIIAKVGQENRTLVTIDKIPQFVQDAVAAAEDRNFYRHSGVDYKGIVRAAWNNLSGGDKQGASTITQQYARNAYDNLKDDTYARKVKEAILASKLNDEYTKPEIMQHYLNVIYFGRGAYGIQAAAQTYFGKDIDKVNPAEGAVLAALIKQPEPSATHKGYDPAINPTDAKGRWDYVIGGMIQEGWLNAAGKPAAPTEYPSKTLKAPKKGGIGIDYGVNTPYGNVINYVREEMKEKGICVDSDAEVTDTKPLCSQALMSGGFRIRTTIDTKVQKAALDAAQRKTKESELDGQPSNLMAAVVSIDPKNGRVLAYYGGDTGVGTDYAGKNTDSAGNVSGGHSPGSSFKIYTLAAALKAGKSLESRWKGKAFTPKGTKFKVSNAGTDNPPCGNSCTLELSTLKSYNVPFYYVTEEIGPDKVIDMAKSAGVTTMWRTDTNPAKPYDLTNTDPKEIAPSPFFHVVGYGQYPITVLDHANGVATFANEGVYNKAHFLYSVEKQNDVTGKWEKVGGEKLKPERRIEKDVVADVTAVLEKYPGQVNHRLDDGRKAASKTGTWEQKENSPENGDAWMIGYTPQLATAVWVGNVKERKPLKTKDGTRISGGNLPGEIWERFMDQALKGKEKVDFLPPSKIGDPNSGNGEAPPPASPPPCADPFGVLCPPNGGGNPGGGNPGGGNPGGGIDPFTPRPGGNGNGGNGGGLLPGIRPETTTEPR
- a CDS encoding methylated-DNA--[protein]-cysteine S-methyltransferase, whose translation is MRWTVIDSPIGEFSVAGDGGSVCGAHFGRVASAVDEPADAPTRQAVTELRAYFAGQLTDFTLPLSIPRGSEFERAVWQVMTEIPYGETLTYGEVARRLGDPGAARAVGVACNRNPIPVIVPCHRIVGAGGKLVGFGGGLDRKVRLLELEARVALQRAWS
- a CDS encoding PadR family transcriptional regulator, which produces MLELAILGLLQESPMHGYELRKELAAKLGAIRAAISYGSLYPTLRRLQAVGWIAEATEAPATAEEVPALTSRRGRVVYKITAEGKERFAQLIAQAGPETYDDTGFGVHFAFFARTDQATRLRILEGRRRKIEERREGLRDVLARAAERLDAYTLELQRHGLDACEREVRWLEELIANERSGRAPTVPRSGTAGGRREDTSPPPPGESRTERP
- a CDS encoding SPFH domain-containing protein, with the translated sequence MPLLIAVGGAVLLVLVLVLFVLSRIKVAGPNEAFIVTGRKGRTTQTADGSRSTDMSGQKVVLGASVFVLPVVQKLQSLDLSSRRIDVGIRGAVSKQGIRADLHGVAIVKVGGTEDAIRAAAQRFLHQQDEIDNFTREVLAGALRSIVGRLTIEEVIRDRAAFASAVAEEAEHSMTNQGLVLDTFQLQDILAEGSYLQDLGRPEAARVLKDAAIAEARARQQAEQERLLAEEAIAEANRNLALKQAAIQAEIDAAKAKSAAAGPLAQAERDQAILTEQQKVAERNAELKQRQLDTEVRKPADAARYKVEQEAEAARNAAVLNADAQRQSVIAAAQAAAEQSRLTGEGERARRAALAEANAIEGAKEGEAEQRRRSAIAEAVEREGQAEAAAILARGQAEADAMARKAEAFAAYGEAAVLDLLVKVLPQVVEAASAPIGAIDKMTVISTDGASSLTKSVAGNVAQGLQLGSDLTGIDLAKLLARLGSATGNGKPSVEGAAVETR
- a CDS encoding inositol-3-phosphate synthase; this encodes MGSVRVAIVGVGNCASSLVQGVEYYRNADPNDRVPGLMHVTFGDYHVSDVQFVAAFDVDAKKVGMDLAEAIVASENNTIKLCDVPPTGVTVQRGPTFDGLGQYYREIIEESDVAPVDVAQALRDAQVDVVVSYLPVGSEQADKFYAQAAIDAGCAFVNALPVFIASDPEWAQKFTDAGLPIVGDDIKSQVGATIVHRALAKLFEDRGVELLRTYQLNFGGNMDFMNMLERNRLVSKKISKTQSVTSQIPHEMSKSDVHIGPSDHVPWLDDRKWAYIRLEGRSFGDTPLNAELKLEVWDSPNSAGVIIDAVRAAKIALDRKIAGPILSASSYFMKSPPVQYADHEAHASVEAFIAGEIER